The window CCCCGCCAGGCCCGTTCCGCGGCCCGGGTCGAGCACCTACTGGACGTGGCCGAGGAGGTGTTCGAGGAGGTGGGCTACGACGCCGCCACCACCAACCTGGTGGCGTCGCGAGCCGGGGTCCCGGTGGGCACGTTGTACCGCTGGTTCCCGGACAAGGCCGCCTTGGCTGAAGCCCTGACCGATCGATACCTCGACCACCTGATGGGCCTCTACAGCGGGATGCTGGACCAGATCTCGCCATCGGATCGCATCGGTGACTTCGTACGACGGGTGTTGAACCGCCTGGCCGAGGAGACCCGCACCCAGCGGGCCATGCCGGCCCTGTTGGTGTCGGCCATGGTTCCAGGCGGAAGGTCACGAGCCGGGGCCCGGCTCCGCCAGGGCCTCGAAGGTCACGTCCGGATGCTGTTGGAGCTCCGGGCTCCCGGCATTCCCGAAGACATCCGGGACCGATCCTCAGAGGTGATCGTGACCCTGGTGTACCTGGTGTTGGCCGCCGCCGCCGACAGCGCCACTGATGCTGACTCCGACGCCGATGTCGCGGTCGGAACGGAGATGGACTTCCGCTCGCAGATCACCGACGAGTACATAGACGTCGTGTTGTCCTACCTGGAGGCCAAGTTCCCGAGTCCCGGGCACCCCGCCTGGAGCGACCCCGACGTACCGGTCAAGCCGGTGTTCGCCGCCCCCGACCGCAGCCACCGCCTGGCCGCCGCCGAGTCGGCCAGCGCCGACTGAACAACCCGCCCGTCACCGCAGCATCGTCGGGCAGCATCCTTAGCCTGGATCCACCGATCGATCTTGGGTTGTGCTCGATTCTCCTTGGTCACCCAGGCGAATTCGGCTCGCTGTGCGGCCACCGTTAGTGCTCGGTTGTCTGACGAGCTGAAGCCACAGGACTGGGCGGGGGTTCGGGGCCAGAGCCCTTTGTGGCGGAGCCCCCGACCTGCGGAGATCGGCTTTGCCGGTCGTAGCAGCGAAGGCCGCGGCCGTCAGGCCGGCGATCGAACTCCGCCGGAAGGCTCTGCCTTCGGCGGATCCAGGCTTAGCCTGGACGCGAAGGAGCCCGGGCTCGCGGCCCGGGCTCCTTCAGTTCATTTCCCTGGGTGGGAAAGGGTCACATCATTCCGCCCATGCCACCCATACCGCCCATGCCACCGGGCATGCCGCCGCCAGCGGGCTCATCCTCGGGCTTGTCGGCCACGATGGCTTCGGTGGTGAGCAGCAAGCTGGCGATCGATGCCGCGTTCTGCAACGCGGCCCGGGTCACCTTGGCCGGGTCGATGACGCCGGCCTTGACCAGGTCCTCGAACTCACCGGTGGCGGCGTTGAGGCCGATGCTGCCGGTCTCACGCTCGATCTGTTGGACAACGACGGCACCTTCGAGGCCGGCGTTGTCGGCGATCATGCGAGCCGGGGCGTCGAGGGCCCTGTGCACCGAGCGGGCACCGGTGGCTTCGTCCCCCGAGAGGGTTTCGAGCACCTTGGCCACCGCGGCGCGGGCCCGGACCAGGGCGGTGCCACCGCCGGGGACGATGCCCTCCTCGATGGCGGCACGGGTGGCCGACAGGGCGTCTTCGATGCGGTGCTTCTTCTCCTTGAGCTCCACCTCGGTGGCGGCACCGACCTGGACGACGGCGACGCCGCCGGCCAGCTTGGCGAGGCGCTCCTGGAGCTTCTCGCGGTCCCAGTCCGAGTCGGTCTCGTCGATCTCACGCTTGATCTGGGCGACCCGACCGTCGACGTCGTCGGCGGAGCCGCCACCCTCGACAATGGTGGTGTTGTCCTTGGTGATCACGACCTTGCGGGCGGTGCCCAGCAGGTCGAGCGTGGTGTTCTCGAGCTTGAGACCGACGGTCTCGGAGATCACCTGACCACCGGTGAGGATGGCCATGTCGCCGAGCATCGCCTTGCGGCGCTCGCCGAAGCCGGGGGCCTTGACGGCCACGGAGTTGAAGGTGCCACGGATCTTGTTGACCACCAGGGTGGCGAGGGCCTCGCCCTCGATGTCCTCGGCCACGATCAGCAGCGGCTTACCGGTCTGCATGACCTTCTCGAGCACCGGGACGAGGTCCTGGACCGAGCCGATCTTGGATTCGGTGAACAGCACCAAGGCGTCCTCGAGCACGGCCTCTTGACGCTCGGGGTCGGTGACGAAGTACGGCGACAGGTAGCCCTTGTCGAACTGCATGCCCTCGGTGAACTCGAGGTCGATGCCGAAGGTGTTCGACTCTTCGACGGTGACCACACCGTCCTTGCCGACCTTGTCGATGGCGTCGGCGAGGACCTCGCCGATGGCCTTGTCGTTGTTGGCCGAAATGGTGGCGACCTGGGCGATCTCGCTGCGGTCGTCGATCTCCTTGGCCTGCTCGGCAATGGACTCGACCGCCGCAGCCACGGCGGTGTCGATGCCCCGCTTGAGGGCCATGGGGTTGGCGCCCGCGGTCACGTTGCGGAGGCCCTCACGGACCAGCGCCTGGGCCAACACGGTGGCGGTGGTGGTGCCGTCACCGGCGACGTCGTTGGTCTTGGTGGCGACCTCCTTGACGAGCTGGGCGCCCATGTTCTCGAAGGGGTCCTCGAGCTCGATCTCACGGGCGATGGAGACACCGTCGTTGGTGATGGTGGGGGCGCCGAACTTCTTCTCCAGCACCACGTTGCGGCCCTTGGGGCCGAGGGTCACCTTGACGGCGTCGGCCAGCTTGTTGACACCGGCCTCGAGGCCGCGACGGGCCTCTTCGTCAAACTTCAGGATCTTGGACATGTGGTTTCCTCAGCTCACTTCTCGACGATGGCGAGGACGTCGCGGGCATTCAGGATCAGCACGTCCTGGCCATCGACGGTGATCTCGGTGCCGCCGTACTTGGAGTAGACGACGGTGTCGCCGACCTTGATGTCCATGGGGATGCGGTTCTCGCCGTCCTCGTCCCAACGGCCTTCACCCACGGCGAGCACCTCGCCCTGCTGGGGCTTCTCCTTGGCGGTGTCGGGGATGACCAGGCCGCTGGCGGTGGTCTCTTCGGCGTCGCCGGGCTTGACGACGATGCGGTCTTCGAGCGGCTTCAGGGACATTGCGCCTCCAGTGGCGGGTGTGGTTCCGTGCCAGCCGCGACGGTTCGCGGGCGTTAGCACTCCTCTTTGTCGAGTGCTAACGATACGGCCCGAATCCACCAGTCGCAAGCAGTCGACCCAAGAGAGTGCTAACGGGTCCCTGGCGGCCCTGCCCTGGGTGCTGACCGCGTGTTGTGGGCGATGCCCGGTGGCGTACCGTCCCAGCGATGTCCACTCAGGCTTTCGCCGGCGTCGTCGCCATCGTCGGCGGGGTGATCATCGCCGTGCTGGCGTTCGTGCCGATGGCGGCGGTGACCTACCGGAGGCGGGGCCAGCTCACCCGCCGTGACCTGGCCAACCTGTTGGTGTCAGCGGTCTACGGGTTGTCGCTGTGGACCTACACGCTGCTGCCGTTGCCGGCGAGCGATGACTTCGAGTGCCGTGAGGCCATCACCCGTCCTGAACAGGTCCTCGACATCATCCGTGCCCACCCCCACCACACACTGTTGGACCTGGCCCGCAACCCGATGGTGATGCAGATCGCCCTCAACGTGGCCCTGTTCGTCCCACTCGGAGTCCTTCTGCGGGTACGGGCGCGCCGAGGCGTGTTCACCGCCGCATTGGTGGGGTTGGCGATGTCGTTGGCCATCGAGGTGACCCAGCACACCGGCCTGTGGGGCATCTACGACTGCGCCTACCGCTACTTCGACATCAGCGACCTGATCTCCAACCCCACCGGTGCGGTGGTGGGTTCCGTCCTCGCCGCAATGGTCGCCGGCCGCAGGCCTGCCCCCCTTCCCCGGGTCACACCGCGCCTGACTAGGGGGCGACGGGTGGTCGCTCTGGTCAGTGACCTGCTGGTCGTCGCCCTGCTGGGCTCGCTCACCGTCGTCCTGTGGCGCGCCTGGCAGTTCCTGGGAATCACCGAGACCTCGCCCCTCATCGCCCAGCGCCAAGCCCTCATCCAGTGGGGCCTCCCGCTCGCCGTCCAGACCATCTCGGTAGTCGGCTGGGGGACGACGATCGGTGAGCGGGTGGTCCAGGTCCGCACCCAAACCCACCGCCGGACCTGGGCCCTGCCCGCTCGCCTGATAAAGCTGAGCACCGGGGTCGGGGCTCTGGCGGTGCTCGGGGCTGGGGTAATCCCCGGCTCGGGCTGGCTTCTGCTTGGCCTCACTACCGCCCACCTGGCCGCCGTCGCCATGCCCGGCGGGCGGGGCCTGTCCAACACCCTGGCCCGCCTCGATCTAGTTCTCGACTCGACCACCGGGCCCTCCGCTGAGGGGTCAGCGTCGACCCCGGCGGCCAGCTGACGGTCACGTGAGGATCTGACCGGTAGTTTGCCGAGCATGAGGTCAACATCGATCCCACCGCGGTGCGCACCTTTCCGATCGATCTCGGCTCGGCCGTCATGGAACTGAACGCTCAGGCAGTGAACGAGATGTTGGCCGAGTTCTTTCCCGGCGCGGGGGCATCGTGTGCCGAGCTGGGACCCGACTTCGCGGTGGCATCCAACCCGATCTCAGACTTCTCGATCCGTCCCGGGGGCTTCGTATCGGGACCCACGCAGTTCGCCATGGCCGATGCCGCCCTGTGGTACCTGACATTCGTGGCCATCGGCCGCATCGAGCCGATGGCTCTCACCTCGGAGCTGTCCATTCGCTTCCTGCGGCCGGCCCAAGGCGAACGGATCTGGGCCCGAGCCCAGCTCAACACCGCCACCCGCCGCTCGGTGGTCGGGTCCGTCGACATATGGATGGACGACCAGCAACACCGTCCGACCGCCGTCGCCCAGGGAACCTACGTCCTCCCCCGCACCTGACCTCGGGCCGCCCGGGTTCGAGCGGACCTAGTGTTGGGCCATGCCCACCTACGACTACCGATGCCTGGTCTGTGACCGGGTGTTCGAGAAACGGACCGCCATGGCCGTCGCCGACGACGTGAGCTGTCCCGAAGGTCACTCCGACGTGAAACGGCTCATGTCGGTGTTCGCAGTGTCGGGCAAGGCAAACCCAGCGTCGTCGGCGGCGCCTTCTCCCGCCCCATCGGGCGGAAGTTGTTGCGGTGGCGGTTGCGGGTGCGGCTGAGCCCGCCGCGAACGACTCGAACCGGGGGGAGCACCTAGATGAGCAAAGACGCGCTGGCCGGAACGGCCGAGGATCGGGCCGTCGGGGCCCTGGTCGGGCTGGCGGTTGGGGACGCCGTCGGCACCACTCTCGAGTTCAAGCCTCCGGGCACCTTCACCCCGATCACCGACATGGTGGGAGGCGGACCGTTCCGGCTGAAGCCCGGGCAGTTCACCGACGACACGTCGATGGCCATGTGCCTGGCCGAGTCGATCCTGCACGCCGGTGACCTCGATCCCGCCGATCAGCTCAGCCGCTACGTCGAATGGTGGCGCAACGGCTACTGGTCCTCCACCGGCATCTGCTTCGACATCGGCGGCACGACCACCCGGGCCCTAAGCCGCTTCGAGAGTTACGGCTCCGTGATCGACGCCGACACCAACCCTGAGGACGCCGCCAACGGGTCGCTCATGCGACTGGCCCCGGTACCGATTCGTTGGTGGACCGATGTGGCCGAGGCTGCCGAACGTTCCGGCCGGTCCAGCACCACCACCCATGCCGCCGCTCGCCCGGTAGATGCCTGCCGGGCCTACGGAGCGATGATCGCCGCCACCATTGCGGGCACGCCGTTCGACGATGTGCTCGACCCCGGTTTCTGGCACTACGGCGAACTGCATCCCGCTGTCGAGGAAGTCGTCCGCGGGTCGTGGCGCACCAAGCAACCACCCGCCATCCGGGGCACCGGGTACGTGGTCGATGCCATGGAAGCGGCGCTGTGGGCAGTGGCCGGGGCCGACGACTTCGCCGCCGCGGTGCTGCGTGCCGCCAACCTGGGCGACGACGCCGACACCACCGCCGCCATCGCCGGGCAGTTGGCCGGCGCTCGTTTCGGTTGTTCCGGCATCCCGCCGCGGTGGCGGGATCTGTTGAGCGAAGGTGACCGCATCGCCGCGATCGCCGCAGATCTGTTCCGAGCCGGAGGAGGAGGCTCGTGACCGACACCGAGGCCCAAGCTCACATCTGGGTTCACGATGACTCCGTGCACGGCTACTGGGTGGAGCCGGGTTCGATCCTGGCCGGCGAATATCCCGGGGCGCTCGACCCCGACCAAGCCGCCCACCGCGTCGACCTGCTGATCGCCAATGGGGTGCGAACGTTCGTGGATCTCACGTCTTGTTCCACCACCGATCGCCATCTGCTCCCTTAGGACCCGAGCGGATAGGTCCGATCGTCGTCGCTACCAGGTTGACCAGACCGAGGCTTCGCCTCGGTTTAACCATGCCGTACTTATGGGTCGGCTCGCCTCCGCTCGCCTCCTTACGAGCACCTGATCGCTCCATCCGCCGAACGTCACGAGGTCGAGGCGTCGTGGGTCAACCATCCCCTTCCTGACATGGGTGTCGGTACCAGAGGTGACTACGACAGCATTGTGGCCACCATCGTCGAGGCCACCGAGCGGGGCGTGGTCTACGTGCACTGCTGGGGTGGGATCGGACGGACCGCCACGGTGGTGGGCTGCCTGCTGGTCGACCAAGGTCTCGACGGTGGGCAAGCCCTCGAGCGCATCGGGACCTGGCGGGCCCTCACCCGCAAGGCTCACCAGCCGGCACCCCAACACCCGACCCAGTTCCAAGTGATCCACGACCGGGCGTCAGCCCAGCCATGACTGGACACCAACGTCCTGCCCCGACGTGATCCAGTTGTGGGCGAGGACCGGACAGCGATGACGGCTGGACCTACCCGCTAGGGCCCTAGGGCTCGAGAGAGGTCATGGCCTCGGTCAGTACTGCGAGGGTGCGGGCCTCCTCGTCAGGATTGCCACCCATTGGCACGGCGGTGAAGTCGGTGGCTCCACAGGCGGCGATATCTCCAAGGGCATCGCGCACGAACTCCTCGTTGCCCACGATCGACAGGTCGCCCAGGCCTTCCACACCCTCGATGTCCATCATCGCCCGGTAGCTGGGCAGGGTGGCGTAGTTCGCCAGGATCATGGCCAGGAACTCACGGGCCGGGGCTGGGTCATCGGTTACCCAAACCGGAATCGAGCACACGACGGATGGAGCCGGGCGATCAGCGGCCGCGGCAGCATCGTTGACGAGCGGGGCAATGTGGGTGGCGATGGTCTTGGGGCCCACGCACCACAAGATGGTGCCGTCAGTGCGTCGACCGGCCACCTTCAGCATCTGGGGACCGAGCGCGGCGATCATCACCTTGGGCACTCCCGCCGATGGCTTTGCCGCGGTCCCGTCGAACGACCAGGCCTCTCCTTGGAACGACGCCGATCCCGTGGCCAACAGGTCGTTGAGGATGGCGAGGTAATCGATCATGTGACGGACCGGCTTGTCCCATTCCATGCGCAGACTGGCTTCAACGTGGGGCTGATGATTGACCCCGATGCCCACGATCAGTCGCTCGCCCACCAGCGACTGGGTGGTGAGGGCCTGCGCCGCCAGGGTGTGGGGGTGGCGTTCCCATGTGGAGATGACGGCGGTTCCCAGCTCCATGGCGGAACCGGTATCACCGTGGGCGGCTATCGCGGTTAGGGCGTCGATCAAACCAACCTGGGCTACCCAATAGCTGGAGAAGCCCGTCGCCTCGGCGGTCTTCATGTCGTCGAGCAGCCCGGCCACCCCGTGGGAGATCATCCGGCCAGACCCGTTGATGCCGTAGCGCATGACGTCAGGCTAGGTGAGCAACGGCAGCTTGAGGTTGGGGTCGGCTCCGTGGTCGAGACCGCTGGGACCGTCCGATCCGAGTCGCCACCACGCGGCAGCAGCCACCATGGCGGCGTTGTCGGTGCACATGGCTCGGCTGGGCAAGAAGCCGTGGACCCCGTCTTCAACACACGCCGACAGGAACCGTTCCCGCAGCAGTGAGTTGGCCGCCACCCCACCGCCCAACACCAGACCCTTGGCGCCGATCTGGGCCGCGGCCCGCCGAGCCTTCGCCACCAGCACATCTACCACCGCTTCTTGGAAGCTGGCCGCCACATCGGCGGTGGCGGCATCGGGGTGCTTACGAACGTGGTTGATGACCGCGGTCTTCAAGCCTGAGAAGGAGAAGTCGAGACCATCGGCCATCATGGCCCGAGGGAAGGCGATGGCGTGAGGGTCGCCGTCCATGGCGATGCGGTCGATGGCCGGACCCCCGGGATAGCCGAGCCCGAGGTAGCGAGCCACCTTGTCGAAGGCCTCGCCGGCGGCATCGTCGAGGGTGGAACCGAGCAGCCGGTAACGACCGTGGCCCTCCATGGCCACCAGCATCGTGTGACCACCCGACACCAGCAGCACCACCACCGGCAGCTCCAGGCTCGGGTCCTCCACCAAAGCGGCGTACAGATGAGCCTCGAGGTGGTTGACGGCCACGAACGGCACATCCCACACCAGGGCCAAGGCCTTGGCGGTACTGACCCCGACCAGGAGCGAACCGACCAGGCCGGGACCGACTGTGGCCGCCACCGCATCGAGGCCCGGGCCATCGACGCCAGCTTCTACCAAGGCTTCGGCGATGACCGGGGTCAACAGGTCGACGTGGGCCCGGCTGGCGATCTCGGGCACCACACCACCGAAACGGGCGTGGATGTCGACCTGACTGGACACCACCGACGAGCGGACGATGTGCCCGCCGACCACCACCGAGGCCGCGGTCTCGTCGCACGAGGTCTCGATGCCCAGGATGGTGGTGGACGCGTCGACGGTCGAGTCGGGGTCGGAAGCGAGATGGATCATGTCAGCACGAACCTCGGGAGGGATGCCCTGACGGTACCGGGACCGGCTCGGCAAACCCCTGCCTGACGGTGGGCGGGTCGAACGACGCTGCCAGCTCGCTCAGTCGCCCGGCGTAGTCGGGACCCGACACCTCGTGGGCCCACATGACCAGGGCGTCCTCTCCGTTGTCGGCGTAGTACGCCTTGCGGGCCCCGGCCGGAGCGAACCCGAAGCGTCGGTAAACCGACTGCGCCGCCAGGTTGGACACCCGCACCTCCAAGGTGAGCTGGTTGGCACCCATCTCCAGGGCTTGGTGGACGAGCTCCACCAGTAGCCGGGTGGCAAGACCCTGGCCCTGCCAGTCGGGGTGGACGGCCACCGTGGCGACGTGCCCGTCATCGGCGATCATCAACAACCCGGCATAGCCCACCACGGTGGCTCCGACCCGGGCCACCAGGTAGGTGCGCCCCGACCGATCCAGTTCGTCCTCGAACAGGCGCGACGACCACGGGCGCGGGTACACGAGGCGTTCGATCTCGAGCACTGCTCGCAGGTGCCGACGCCGCATGGGCGAGACGGTCACCTCCACCGAGCCGGGATGACCCTCGACCCTGTCCCCAGCTACACCGGCCGCCGCTGGGGTCACGCCCCCTCCCGGGTAGTCCAGTTGATCTCGGCATCGGGCTTGCGCAGGTAGTTCAGCTCAATCTCCTGGGGCCGGACCCAGTCTTCGCGCAAGGCCCGGGCATGGGCGAGCTGTACCAGCGAACGCGCCGACGGGTAGGCGTGGTCTCCGCCGGCCACTTCTATGTCGGCTCGATCGATGAATCGGTCGGCGTAACGGATGGCCCCGTCTCCGGCCAGCAAGGTCTCCCCCGGTTGGGCCAGCAGTTCGGCGGCCAGCTCATCGGGTGAACCCACCGTCGGTTCGCCTAGCCGCTGAACCCCGCCGGGGACCTGGCGGTAGAAGGCCCAGAACACCTCGCCACGGCGGGCATCGATCACCGCCGCGATGCGCCGGTCGGTGTAACGCAACGGAAAGGCCAACAGGTCCAGGCTCGACACCGCGATCATCGGGACCCGCAGGGCCTGTGCGATGGCCTTGCCCGAGGCCACCCCCACCCGAAGTCCGGTGAACAGTCCCGGCCCGTTGTCCACGGCCACACAGGAGATCTCCTGCAGCTCGACGCGGGCCTGGCGGCACACGAAGTCGATGGCCGGGGTCAGGTTCTCGGCATGGCGCTTGCCCCGGGCCGAATGCGACGAGGCCAGCACCCCTTCGTGGCCGCCGATGGCACAACCGACCTGGGCGGTGGCGCTCTCCAATCCGAGGATCAACATTTCTGTCCCTGACCCTCCTGGTCACACCAGCGTTGAACGGTCTCAGCCAGCAGTCGGGTGCGGGCCTGCCACCGACTACCTCGAGCCGACACCTCCAGGCGCCGGTCGTCATCACCTTCGCCGAAGGTGATGCGCACCTCCAAGATGTGCTCACCCAGGGCGGGAAGCACGGCGTCGCCCCATTCCACGACCATCACCGCGTCCTCGTCGAGCATCTCGCCTACGCCAAGCTCGAGGACCTCACGAATCTGGTCGAGCCGGTACACGTCGAGATGGTGCAGGTCGAGGCGCTCCCCTGGGTACTCGCGCACGATGGTGAAAGTGGGGCTGGTCACCGAGTCCGACACCCCGAGTCCCAGTGCGAACCCCTGGGTGAAGGCGGTCTTGCCGGCCCCCATCTCACCGGCCAGCACCACCACGTCTCCTGCCCGGCACAGCCCGGCCAAGGCTTGGGCCAGTGCCTTGGTCTGGTCGGGGGATCCGGTGCGAACGAGCACGAACCGATCGTAGTGACCACCTCCCCCCGAAGGAACAGGCTGGTCAGGACCGGTGGTTCGCTGCGGTCAGAACGGACCCCCGGCCGCTTCCACCTGATCGGCCTCCACTGGCCGGTCGTCGGCGGCCACCGCTTCGGCTACCGAGGCAACCTGCCCTTCGACACGGGCCACGAGGGCGTCGATCAGCTCGGCCAACTCATCGGGACGTTCCTGCATGAGCTGATGCCCGGCCCGGGGTAGCACCACGAACTCCGAGCCCGGCATTACACGGGCGATGGCCCGTCCGGCCGGAACCGGGGTGAGGAGGTCCCTGGTTCCCACCACCACCACCGATGGGGTTCGGGTGGCCGCCAGCGCGTCACGGGCGTCGTGTTCGACGATCCCGAGGAGTGAGTCGATCAGGTGACCGTCGTGCATGGAGGTGGTCATCTCGTGGACGATGTCCACTGCCCGCGGGTGAGGTCGGTCGCCGAACACCATCCTGACCGCGGGGCGACCCACCACCTTGCGGGTGGGAAGGCCTGCACCGCGATCGATCTGGCCACGACCGCTGGCCAGAACTCGTCGGGCCATCCCTTCCATGTAGGGCGGGACGGCCTGGTGGCCAGCGGTGGCGACCAGGGCCAAGCCGGCCACCCGTTCGGCCAGCACGTCGGGATGGTCGCCGCAGAACCTCATGACGGTCATCCCGCCCATCGAGTGGCCGACGACGATCGAATCTCGCAGGTTCAGTTCGGTCAGCAGGGTGGCCAGGTCGGTGGCCAATCGGGGTAGACCCAGACCCAGCGAACCAGGCTGTGATCGACCGTGGCCGCGCAGGTCCACGGCGATGACCCGATAGCGGTCGGCGAGCTGGTGGAACTGAGGCGACCAGACGTCGTGGCGGAGCGTCACGCCGTGGAGCAAGACCAGCGCCCGCCCGGAACCCTTCTCGGCGTAGTGGATGGTGCCGCCGTCCGGGGTGGGCACATCGCCTTCGGTCACGCCGTCGGGCATCTCGAACAGGTGCGGCGGGAGCGGCGGCCGGTTACGGCCCGGATCGGGGGACACCGGCCCCGAAGCTTCTGCTGGGTGGGTCGACCGGTAGAGGCCGATGGCGGCAGCGCCCACCGCGGCCCCGGCCCCGAGCAGCCCGATGGTACGGGCGGTATGACGGTTCAAGATCCTGCTCACACTTCGTCTCCGTGGGTGAATGACCGGACAGCATGCTGCCACCGCGCCAAAGGATCGGCACGTCCGTCGGCCGTCACCGATGAAGTCAGTGGTAGCAGCGGGGGACGCGGAGGCTGACCCCGCACACCACCTCGTAGTTGATGGTGCCGAGACGCTCGGCCCACTCGTCGGCGGTGATCTCCTCGTCTCCCTGACGGCCGATGAGCACCACCTCCTCGCCCACCTGCACAGGTCTGTCCCCGCAGTCGACCAGCAGTTGATCCATGGTGACGGTTCCAGCCACCGGGAAGCGGCGACCGCCGATCAGGACCTGGGCCCCCGTGGATCCGAGGCGGCGGGCCACGCCGTCGGCGTAACCGAGGGGCACGGTGGCGATGTTGGCGTCGGTGGCAGGGTGATAGCGAAGGCCGTAGGAGAGACCTTCGCCGGCCGCGACCCGCTTGACGTGTGATACCCGGGCCTTGAGCGACATGGCGGGGCGCAGACCGACTCGGCCAGATAGGGCGGGACTGGGAGGGAGGCCGTACATGCCGATTCCGATTCGCACCAGGTCGTAGCGGCTGGCCGGGTGGGCAATGGCGGCCGCGGTGTTGGCGGCGTGGCGCATGGCTACGTCTACGCCGGCCTGAGCCAGGTCGTCCAGCACGTCCTGGTAGCGGCGGAGCTGCACGTCGGTGAAGGGGTTGTCGGGTTCATCGGCCACGGCGCAGTGGGTGAACACCGACGCCAACCGCAGCTCGGGTCGGGCGATCACGGCCTGAGCCAATCCGACGACCTCGGCAGGCTGGGCCCCCACCCTGTGCATGCCGGTGTCCACCTTGAGGTGGACGGCTATCGGCTGTCTGGGGCTGCGGGATGCGGCGGCTGCGGCCAACTCCTGGACACCGGCGGCGGTGTAGACGGTGGCGTCGAGGTCGTGGCGGACCAGGTCGTCGAGCTCGTCGGGAGAGGCTTGGCTCAGCACGATGATCGGGCCGTGAAGCCCGGCGTCACGAAGCTCGGACCCCTCTGCGGCCAGGGCCACTGCCAGCCGGTCCGCTCCCCCGGCCAGAGCGGCGCGGGCGACCTCTACGGCTCCG is drawn from Microthrixaceae bacterium and contains these coding sequences:
- the rimI gene encoding ribosomal protein S18-alanine N-acetyltransferase, with protein sequence MRRRHLRAVLEIERLVYPRPWSSRLFEDELDRSGRTYLVARVGATVVGYAGLLMIADDGHVATVAVHPDWQGQGLATRLLVELVHQALEMGANQLTLEVRVSNLAAQSVYRRFGFAPAGARKAYYADNGEDALVMWAHEVSGPDYAGRLSELAASFDPPTVRQGFAEPVPVPSGHPSRGSC
- the tsaB gene encoding tRNA (adenosine(37)-N6)-threonylcarbamoyltransferase complex dimerization subunit type 1 TsaB, with amino-acid sequence MLILGLESATAQVGCAIGGHEGVLASSHSARGKRHAENLTPAIDFVCRQARVELQEISCVAVDNGPGLFTGLRVGVASGKAIAQALRVPMIAVSSLDLLAFPLRYTDRRIAAVIDARRGEVFWAFYRQVPGGVQRLGEPTVGSPDELAAELLAQPGETLLAGDGAIRYADRFIDRADIEVAGGDHAYPSARSLVQLAHARALREDWVRPQEIELNYLRKPDAEINWTTREGA
- the tsaE gene encoding tRNA (adenosine(37)-N6)-threonylcarbamoyltransferase complex ATPase subunit type 1 TsaE, with translation MLVRTGSPDQTKALAQALAGLCRAGDVVVLAGEMGAGKTAFTQGFALGLGVSDSVTSPTFTIVREYPGERLDLHHLDVYRLDQIREVLELGVGEMLDEDAVMVVEWGDAVLPALGEHILEVRITFGEGDDDRRLEVSARGSRWQARTRLLAETVQRWCDQEGQGQKC
- a CDS encoding alpha/beta hydrolase; the encoded protein is MSRILNRHTARTIGLLGAGAAVGAAAIGLYRSTHPAEASGPVSPDPGRNRPPLPPHLFEMPDGVTEGDVPTPDGGTIHYAEKGSGRALVLLHGVTLRHDVWSPQFHQLADRYRVIAVDLRGHGRSQPGSLGLGLPRLATDLATLLTELNLRDSIVVGHSMGGMTVMRFCGDHPDVLAERVAGLALVATAGHQAVPPYMEGMARRVLASGRGQIDRGAGLPTRKVVGRPAVRMVFGDRPHPRAVDIVHEMTTSMHDGHLIDSLLGIVEHDARDALAATRTPSVVVVGTRDLLTPVPAGRAIARVMPGSEFVVLPRAGHQLMQERPDELAELIDALVARVEGQVASVAEAVAADDRPVEADQVEAAGGPF
- a CDS encoding alanine racemase, translated to MTDTVRPAWADIDLGAVTHNVTVLRDLVAPARVCAVVKAQGYGHGAVEVARAALAGGADRLAVALAAEGSELRDAGLHGPIIVLSQASPDELDDLVRHDLDATVYTAAGVQELAAAAASRSPRQPIAVHLKVDTGMHRVGAQPAEVVGLAQAVIARPELRLASVFTHCAVADEPDNPFTDVQLRRYQDVLDDLAQAGVDVAMRHAANTAAAIAHPASRYDLVRIGIGMYGLPPSPALSGRVGLRPAMSLKARVSHVKRVAAGEGLSYGLRYHPATDANIATVPLGYADGVARRLGSTGAQVLIGGRRFPVAGTVTMDQLLVDCGDRPVQVGEEVVLIGRQGDEEITADEWAERLGTINYEVVCGVSLRVPRCYH